The following proteins come from a genomic window of Henningerozyma blattae CBS 6284 chromosome 4, complete genome:
- the RPS10A gene encoding 40S ribosomal protein eS10 (similar to Saccharomyces cerevisiae RPS10B (YMR230W) and RPS10A (YOR293W); ancestral locus Anc_8.760) → MPKEDRDKIHRYLFQEGVVVAKKDFNQPKHEEIDTKNLYVIKALQSLTSKGYVKTQFSWQYYYYTLTEAGVEYLRDYLHLPEHIVPGTYMQDRSATVRPQRRY, encoded by the exons ATGCCAAAGGAAGACAGAGACAAGATTCACAGATATTTGTTTCAAG AAGGTGTTGTTGTTGCCAAGAAGGACTTCAACCAACCAAAACATGAAGAAATTGACACCAAAAACTTGTACGTTATCAAAGCTTTACAATCTTTGACTTCCAAGGGTTACGTCAAGACTCAATTCTCATGGCAATACTATTACTACACCTTGACTGAAGCTGGTGTAGAATACTTGAGAGATTACTTGCATTTACCAGAACACATTGTTCCAGGTACTTACATGCAAGACAGATCTGCTACTGTCAGACCACAAAGAAGATACTAA
- the TBLA0D00940 gene encoding uncharacterized protein (similar to Saccharomyces cerevisiae YOR292C; ancestral locus Anc_8.759) — protein MPLKLFGRDRISVHYQDVVPAINNIASLSDNQSIDSSPIYNDLNRSDSSIWSEQNTPTNTHNNTTANALIMQKFSSIYEKIRHYYIYKISIIHWVLLTIWLSFLFKLTRIYYSLYNKTTLGASILTNIILFGISDILAQSISCYFSLQLDPSPSFINNTSHQFFRTLGIEELFDSDAQLTILNTNSLNNTVSNIENNDNDNYTIEADRISIFNDYALPNDNANEPMAHRPLLGPFTDTQSHPDLESGLPDITHNDSLLENDLVESRGNLFKADVFGFYRWICFMFWGFFITFFQVPWYKFLNFFFTEDPTIVKVFERVLSDQLLYSPVSLYYFFKYSNYIMEHGDHETFKLKIKKLYISTLGCNYMVWPMVQFLNFLIVPKHFQVPFSSSVGILWNCFLSMRNASSS, from the coding sequence ATGcctttaaaattatttggaaGAGATCGAATATCAGTACATTATCAAGACGTCGTTCCAgctataaataatatagcTTCTCTTTCAGATAACCAATCGATAGATTCTTCCCCCATatataatgatttgaatCGTTCAGATAGCTCGATATGGTCTGAACAAAACACACCTACAAATActcataataatacaacAGCAAACGCTTTAATAATGCAGAAATTCAGTTCAATATATGAAAAGATAAGACATTATTACATTTACAAGATATCTATTATTCATTGGGTTCTCTTGACAATTTGGctctcttttctttttaaattgaCAAGAATCTATTACTCGTTATATAATAAGACAACACTCGGTGCATCAATTCTAACTAACATCATCTTATTTGGCATTTCAGATATCTTAGCTCAATCTATTAGTTGCTATTTTTCTCTACAATTAGATCCTTCTCcaagttttattaataatacttctcatcaattttttagaaCCTTAGGTATTGAAGAACTTTTCGATAGTGATGCTCAATTGACTATTCTTAATACAAATTCATTAAACAATACTGTctcaaatattgaaaataatgataatgataactATACTATTGAAGCTGATagaatatcaatatttaatgattatGCATTACCAAATGATAATGCTAATGAGCCAATGGCTCATCGTCCTTTACTTGGTCCCTTTACGGATACTCAATCTCATCCTGATTTAGAATCGGGATTGCCAGATATTACCCATAATGATTCTTTATTGGAAAATGATTTAGTTGAATCACGCGGTAATCTTTTCAAAGCTGACGTATTTGGGTTTTATAGATGGATTTGCTTCATGTTCTGGGggttttttattacatttTTCCAAGTCCCATGGtataaattcttaaatttcttcttcactGAAGATCCGACTATCGTTAAAGTCTTTGAAAGAGTCTTATCTgatcaattattatattccCCAGTCTCCTTatactattttttcaaatactCCAACTATATCATGGAACATGGTGATCATGaaacatttaaattaaagatCAAAAAGTTATACATATCAACTCTAGGTTGTAATTATATGGTTTGGCCAATggttcaatttttaaacttCTTAATTGTTCCAAAACATTTCCAAGTTCCCTTTAGTTCTTCCGTGGGGATTCTTTGGAATTGTTTCTTATCTATGAGAAACGCATCAAGCTCTTGA